The bacterium genome segment CACTTGGTCTCCTAACAGTCAATGCACTTACTACTGCTAATGAAATTTTTATTCCTATTCAGGCAGAATTTTTTGCTCTTGAAGGACTTACAAAGTTAATACAGACAATAGATATAGTAAAGGACCGATTAAACCCTAATATTGAAATAACAGGAATAATAATTACAATGTTTGATAGTAGAAAAAATATATGCAAAGAAGTGGCAGATAAAGTTCACAAACACTTTAAAGGAAAGGTATTCAGAACAAAAATAAGAGAAAATGTACGGCTTGCAGAAGCGCCTGGTTTTGGGAAAAGTATAAAGGACTTCGCCCCTGGCAGTCATGGATGGGAGGACTACAGGAAACTTTCGGAAGAGATATTAAAACAGGAGAAGAAAAAATGAAAAAAACAGGACTTGGTAGAGACCCATTAAAATGGATACAACCTACCACAGCGGAAAAGAAAGCCATAGAGAAAGAAGTTGAACTCAAAATCTCCCATGAAAAGAAGGAGCGACAGAAAACATCTATTCCAAAATTTCAGACATTTGAAGTACGTCTCACCTCTCTCTTAAGAGAAGACCAGCTTGACTTTCTTGAGAAACTTACGAGAGAAATACAGAAAAACAGAAAACCTGAATTCAGAAAGGAAAGGATAACAAAAAACACTCTGATGAGAGTATTTATAGACGCCTTTATGGAAACAAAGATAAATACGGTAGATATCCCTGATGAAGAGACACTACTTAAAAGAGTAAAAGAAAGAATAAAATAATCCCTTCTATAAAATGAAACCTCATCACTTCCTTTTGCATCTAAAATGACGAGAAAAAAAGAAAAGGAGGTGATGAGTTATGGCAAAATTAGCAAGATGGAATCCCTGGAGGGAGATGGTAGATATAAGGGATGAGTTTGAAAAAATGTTTGATATCTTCAGACCTGACATCCATCTATGGGAAGGGTATCACAAATTTCCGGCAGTGGATGTATATGAAGATGAAGACAATGTATTTGTAAAGGCAGAACTGCCGGGACTTACAAAGGAAGATATAACCCTTACCATAGAGGGAGATACGCTTGTACTGTCAGGCAAGAAGAGTCAAACAAAGGAAGAGAAAAAAGAGAACTATTACAGAAAAGAGATTCGGGAGGGTGCTTTCTCCAGAAGTATTGAGATACCTTATCCTGTGGATAAGGAGAAGGTATCCGCAACCTACAAGGATGGTATTCTGGAGATTGTCCTTCCCAAAACACCTGAAGTTAAGAGAAAAACTATCAAGGTGGACATTAAGTAAAAAAATGGGAGGGGGAAATACCCCTCTCCCTTTATTTTATGAAAAAATATCTACTTATTTTGTTTATTTTTTTATTTGGATGTATCAACCATAAAAGTATATCTGTTCCCTATATCTCAAGAGAAGAACCCGCACTGGGGACATTTATCTCCATTACAACAGAAAAAACTCCGAACTGTGAAATAATACTTGATAACGCCTTTTCTCTTATAAAAGATATTGAAAAAAAATTCAGTAGATTTATCTCTGATAGTGAAATCAGCCGATTGAATAGAAACAAGAAGATAGATGCATCTGAAGACCTTATCTATGTAATTAAAAAAAGTATAGAAATAAGTAGAATAACTGGAGGTGCTTTTGATATAACTGTACTTCCTCTTATTAAACTTTATAAAGAATCTGAGAAAAAAGGGATACCACCCTCTGCTGAGGAAATAAAGCATATATTAAAATACATTGGGTATAAAAAAATAAAAATTAAAGATAAATATATACTCATCCCTGAAGGTACAGAGTTAGATACTGGTGGTATAGCAAAAGGATATATAGTGGATAAGGTAGCCCTGTTCCTTAAACAACAGGGACTTAAAAACGGGCTTATCAATGCAGGAGGGGATATATACTGTTTTGGAAAAAATCCTGATGGAGAAAAATGGAAGATTGGTATAAGAGACCCCTTTAATAAAGAAAAGACCTTAAAGATACTATACTTAAGCAATTGCGGAATTGCTACATCAGGTGATTATGAAAGATACCTTTCCATAAAAGGGAAAAAGTACGGACATATTATCAATCCTTTAACAGGAAAAACAGTCCAGAACTTTCCTGTGTCTGTTACCGTTATTGCTAAAGATACAACCACAGCAGATGGATTTGCTACAGCATTTTTTGTTTTAGGAGTTGAAAAAAGTATAAGATTAGCAAATAATCTTGAAGGGGTGGACACCTTCATAATAGATGGTAATGGCAGATATTATGAGAGTAAAAATTTTTCAAAGTTCACCCTTCCATAAATCTTTGTAGTCCTCTCTTTCTCTTATAATAAAATCTTTATTCCCTTTTATCATTATCTCACATGGTCTTGGTCTGCTGTTGTAGTTTGATGACATACTAAAACAGTATGCTCCTGCACTTCCTATTATAAGAATATCACCCTTTTTTATTCCAGCCGGAACATCCACATCTTTTCCGAGATAATCCCCTGTTTCACATATAGGTCCTACAACATCTGCCTTTATGTATCTTTCTTTTTTCTCCCGCTTATAGGGAAGTATGCTGTGATAACTACCATAAAAAGCAGGTCTTATAAGGTCATTCATTCCTGCATCAGTTATAACGAAGTTTTTATCCTGCCTTTTCTTTACATATAGAACACTGCATAATAAGACAGATGTATTGGCAACAATATATCTGCCGGGTTCAAGAATTAGTAGTTTGACACCTGTATCTTTTATCTTTTCTTTTATTGCTGTTCCAAAATCTTTTATATCCCTTACAACATCTTTTGAAGAATAAGGAACACCAAAACCACCACCTAAATCAATTATTTCTGGTTTAAATGAAATTTCCTCACAGAAATGCTTAACACCTTCAAGTGCCTTAATATAAGGGTGGACATCCTTTAATTGAGAACCGAGATGGAGATGGAATCCTTTTATTTCAACATATCTATTATTTCTGTTTTTCTTTAAAATTCTACTGGCAGATTGTATATCAAGGCCAAACTTCGTTTCTTTCTTTGATGTTTTTATATAATGATGTGTATCAACATCTATATCAAGATTAATCCGTAAATTGCATATTACTTTCTTTCTATATTTTTTTGCATATTTTTCTATATATTCTATCTCCTCTTCATTTTCCACATTAAAACAAAAAATTTTTTTCTTTATTCCCAGTTCTATTTCCTCCTCTTTTTTTCCTACACCCGCAAAAACAATTTTTCCCGGTGGGAAATGTGCAATTATGGCTCTTTGAAGTTCTCCTCCTGATACAACATCTGCACCCAGTCCCTGTTCTTTCATTATTTTCAGGATAGAAAGATTTGAATTTGCTTTAACAGAATAACAAATAAGGTTATTTATACCACTGAATGCATCCTTGAACTTTTCTATTCTTGAAACAAGTGAATTATAACTGTATACATAGCAGGGCGTTCCATATCTTTTTACAATATCCATTACTGCCTTTTCCTCTGCATAGAACCTTCCATCATTCTTATATCCGAAAAATCCATTAAATATCACATCAATATTTTCTTCCATCTATCCAACTCCTTTCTAACAAGTTGAGGAGAAGTCCCACCAGATGATATCTTGCTTTTTACAGAGTTTTCAAAACTCAATATATTTTGAATATCACCTGATATCTTTTGGGAAAACTTCTGCCACTCCTTTATTGTAAGGTCTGAAAAACTTTTATTTTCTTCAAGACAGTACCGCACAATAGCACCACAGATTTTATGTGCCTCTCTGAAAGGAATACCTTTCTTTACAAGATATTCAGCAATATCGGTTGCAAGTGTATACTCAGAAATTTTGACTCTCATTACATCTTTATTAAAAATAACACCTGAAATAAACTTTGTAAGGATATCCACAGAAGAAATAGTATCTTCAAATATACTGAATGCAAGTCGTTTATCCTCCTGCATATCTCTGTTATAAGAAAGTGGTAATCCTTTCATCAGAGCCATAAGACCTGTAAGCATCCCTGTTACTGCTGCTGATTTTCCCCTGATAAGTTCTAATACATCCGGATTTTTTTTCTGTGGCATTATACTTGAGCCCGTACAAAATTTTTCAGGTAATTCAACAAACCCAAACTCATATGTACTCCATAAAATAAGGTCTTCTGAAAAACGAGACATATTTAACATAAGAAGCACACATACAAATGCGCTTTCAATTAAAAAATCCCTGCTGGATACTGTATCTAAACTATTCTTTGATACCTCTGAAAATCCTAAGGTTTCTGCAAGATATTTTCTGTCCACAGGTAAAGATGTCCCACAGCAAGCACATACCCCGGCAGGCAGTATATCCACCCTTCTGTATACGTCTTTCATCCGTAGTTTATCTCTTTCAAACATTTCCACATAGGAAAGGAGGTAATGAGGGAGAAGAACTGGTTGACTCTGCTGGAGATGTGTATAAGCAGGCATTATGGTATGAAAATTCTGCTCTGCTTTTTTTACCAGTTCTTTTTGAAGAGCCATAGTAGAGGATAATAAACTTTTAAGTAAATCTTTTAGATAAAGCATCTCATCAAGAACTATCTGGTCATTTCTTGACCGAGCAGTATGAAGTTTCTCTCCTGTCTTTCCTGTTAGTTCTGTCAGTCGCCTTTCTATCGCTGTATGTATATCTTCGTCAGATGACTTAAATCTAAACTTCCCTTCTTCTATCTCTGTTTTTATCTTTTTTAGTCCAGAGAGAATCTTATCTCCTTCCTCACTTTTTATAATTTTACATTTCACAAGCATCTGTGTATGCCCCATACTTCCTTTAATATCATAAAGTGCAAGTTTTTTATCTATTAAAAGTGAAGAAGTAAAGTTTATTACATCCTCTTCTGTTTTTTCTTTAAACCTTCCTTCCCACATATATTTCATTGTTTTTTCTCCTATATTGTTAACAGATTTTAAAGTTTTTAATCTGTTAATCTCTTGCTCTTTTATAGTTTACAGCATTAAACAAGTATATGCAACATAATTAACAGATATGATATGTTATAATTAAGTATGGTAGGGAATATAGAGAGAGAAAGATTCTACAGAGAATTTTCAAATAGCACAGGACTTAAAAAATTTCAGGTACGGGTGGAAGAAACAGACCTCCTTGTTCTGGCAGAAAAAAATCTCAAAAAAGAGATTGAAACAGAAGTTATAAGACAACGGGAGATTATAAAAAACTATATAAAGTATCACCCTGATTTTTATACCTCTTTTTCTCCTCTTCCATCTGAAAGCGAAGAAACTATTATAAAACTGATGTGTGAATCTTCAATTATGACGGCAACAGGACCTATGGCTTCTGTTGCAGGAGCAATAGCAGAAATCGTCGGAACAAAAATGCTTCAATTCAGTAGCCGGCTCTTTATTGAAAACGGAGGTGATATATTTGTAAAGATGGATAGAGAATTTACTGTAGGAATTTATGCAGGAAATTCTCCTTTATCCTTTAAAATTGGTCTTGTATTTCCTGGGAATTCCAGACCTCTCGGTATTGCAACTTCAAGTGGAACAGTAGGACATTCTTTCAGTTACGGCAAGGCAGATGCTGTTACTGTGGTCTCTGGTTCTGCAGCATTTTCTGACGGTGCTGCCACATATTTTGGAAACCTTATTACAGAAGACACCATTGAAAAATACAAGATAGAATCCGAACTTAAAAAATTCCCATTTATTGAAGGACTACTTATAATAAAAGGTAAAGAGATATTTATATGGGGACAGATAGAATTAAAAACACTTTCTTAAAACTGGCAGACAGAAGAACAACATTTAATATGATTTTTTTCATTGCTGTGGTAATGTTAGGTAAGATGTCTTTTTTATCATTACTTATTGGACTTCCTCTTGTTCTTACAGGTATATTGATAAGGATACTTGCTGCCGGAACTATTAAAAAAAATTTTTATCTTACTACTACCGGACCGTACCATATATGCAGAAACCCTCTCTACTTCGGAAGTTTCTTAATATCATCAGGACTATCCATCATCTCTCAGAACCTTTTTATTTTTTTATTTTTTCTTATTTTCTTTCCACTCACCTATATACCTGCAATTCTGAAAGAAGAAAATTTTCTTACTGAAAAATTTGGAGATGAGTATATAATCTATAAGAAAAATACTCCCTGTTTCATACCGTTTTTTAAAAAAATAGATAGATGGGATTTTTCATGGAAAAATCTTAAAGACAACAGGGAATATATCAACTGGATAATAATATCATTATTAATAGTGGTCCTTTTAATAAAATCCTATTATATATTTTAGTATCAGTCCTAATATACATACCGAAAGAGCGGTAAAATTTGGTAAAATAGTAAGTTTAATCCATCTACCCCACCCTATCTTCCCATGATGATTCTCCATAAATGTATAACCAACAACATTAGCACTTGCACCCACTGGTGTAAAATTACCACCTATATCAAGTCCTAAACTTGCAGACCATATAAGAAGTGTGAAAGAATAGGTAAGTACAGGTGCAAGATTTTTTATCAGATATCCCAAACTTATGGCTTCAGGCACATTATCTATAACTCCACTTGTAAACGCCCCGCCCCAGAATATAATCCCTGCCATTCCCAGTGGATGGTTAGCAAATCCCTTTATTGAAAGTGCAAGTGTACGCATAACACCTGTCTTTTCAAGTGCTCCTACTATAACAAACAGCCCTGTTAGAAAAAGCAATGTTTCTATATCTATCTCTTTGATAACTCCTTTCAGTTTTTCATACTGTCCTTTTATAGCAAGAAGAGTGAAGGGAGGTATTAAACTTGCAAGTGCTATATTAACAGGAAGCAATTTTTTCAGAAAATCTCTTCCGATGAGAAGAATAACGGTTGCAAATAGAGAAATTAATCCTGCCTTCATTAAAAATCTATCCTCTATTGCTTCCTCAGGAACAATCCTTTTGAGTTCTTCTTTTTTTATCCTGTCATTAAGTTTTAAGAGTATCTTTCTATAGAATAGATAAAAAACACCTATGGTAGCCCATGCAGATATAATACTTAAAATCCAGTTATGCTTTAAAAAGTCAGTAAATCCCAGATTAAACATAGAGGCAAGCACTACATTAGGAGGGTCTCCCATAACTGTTCCAGCACCTCCTATATTGGCTAAACAAACTTCTGCTATAATGAAAACCACAGGGTCAAAATATAGAATTTTACTTAAAGCATAAGTAAGTGGGGCAAGAAATGAAATGACTGTGATAGAACCCATAACACTTGAAAGCAAACAGCTTAAAAATGGAAAGAAGATAAAGACCTTCACAGGATTGAAACTAAGTTTTCTGGCAAGAAGTAGTGAAAAATAGTTAAAAAAGCCGGACTTTTCAATAATTTTTACAGTCACAAAAATTCCAAAGAGAAATCCGATGGTCTCCCAGTCCACATACAGGGCAACCTCTTTTGGGGTATATATTTTCAAAAACACAAGTAGGAATGACCCCGCAAGGGCAATATATACCCTCGGTGAATGTTCCACCGCTATTAAAAAATAACATATTATAAAAACCGCTATACTTATAATCGCCTTAGTATCCATTGTACTTAAGATTATATACAGATTTGAAGATTATAATCTTTAAATCTGCAACTATTTTCTATATACTAATCTTTCAGGAATGCGCTGCAAACCTCATTCCTTGAAATATAGCCCAACGGTATATTTTCATTATTAACTACTATAAGACGATGCACATTCTTCCTTTTCATAAGAATTGCTGCCTTAAGCATTGAATCTTCTTCTTTAACAGTTATAACACCTGTCAGCATAATATCCTTAGCAAGCACAAGCGGTGATATATATTCAACCTTTTCAACAACATCTGTAAGGAAATCAGCAAGAAATGAGACCTTTTCAATAACAGATACATCCTCCCTTGAAAAAAGAAGTTCATTTAAAAGTTCTTCTAAACTGACCAGTCCTATAATCTTTCCTGCACTATCTACTACAGGCAGGATATTATGATGTGAACCAGCAAATATATCTATAATTTCTTTTATTGATGACTGTTCTTTTATCACAGGTAAATCTCTTCTTATAAAATCCTTCACCTTTTTCATAAATTTTCCTTTTTTGCATTTTACAACTTTTTAGTTTAAAATACAACAATATGAATTTTTAAAAGAAGTTGACTTTATTTTTTCAGGATGTAAAATATAAATGTTTTTATAAACCTGTAATTTAATTTTTTTTAATCTACAGAAAGGAAAAAGATGGAAATTAATGTAAAGGAACTTTTAGAAAACGGTATATACTTTGGACATCCCACAAGACAGTTTGACCCTCGTATGAAGCCATTTCTGTATGGCAAGAGGCAGGGAATATATATCATAGATATTGAAAAAAGTGCAGAAAAGATAAAAGAAGCCGGTGAATTTTTAAAAAAAGCAGCAGAAAACAATAAGGTAATACTTTTTGTGGGGACTAAAAAACAGGCAGAAGAGCCAGTAAAAGAAGCGGCAGAAAAGTGTGGTATGCCATATGTAAACTATAAATGGGTAGGTGGAACTCTTACCAATTTTAATGAGATAAGGAAGAGGATTATCCGTCTGGAAGAAATAGAAGAAATGGAAAAAACAGGAAAACTCTCTGCCTACACTAAAAAAGAAGTAGCCCTTCTGATAAAAGAAAAAGAGAAACTGTTAAAAAGATTTGAAGGGATGAGAACACTCACAAGCCATCCAGATATTATTATAGTAGTTGATGTAAAAAAAGAGATAAATGCTATAAGAGAGGCGCATAAGGAAGGTGTTAAAATTGTAGGAATAGTGGATACAAACAGTAATCCAGACCTTGTAGATTATCCCATCCCTGCGAATGACGATGGGCTTAAATCTATCAGGTTAATACTATTAAAACTTGCTGAATGCATACTGGAAGGGAAGAAATCCATACCTTATCCAGATTTAACAATACAGCAAAAGGAAGAGGGAGGAGAAGTTGAAGAGATAGAAACAAAAGAGGATACTGCAGAAGGTGAAGTTAAAAGTAAAAAGCAAAAAAAATCAGTAAAGAAAAAAGAGGAGAAAGAGAATGAAAGTTGATGTAGAACTTGTAAAACAGATAAGAGAAAAAACATCTGCCAGTGTTATTGAGTGTAAAAAGGCACTGGAAGAAGCAGGAGGAGATCCCGAAAAGGCAATTGAAATTCTTAAAAAGCAAGGGCTTCTTATATCACAGAAAAAGGCACACAGAGAAACAAAAGAAGGGCTTATCGGTGCCTATATACATACAAATGGGAAAGTAGGTGTTCTTATAGAGGTCAATACTGAAAGTGATTTCGTAGCCAGAAATGATGAATTTAAAGAACTTGTAAAAAACCTAACACTTCAAATAGCCGCGTCAGACCCAAAATGGATTGATAGAGAATCAATACCTCTGGATGTTCTTGAAAAAGAAAAACAGATATATAGAGAACAGTTCAAAGATAAACCCCCAGCGGTTATAGAAAAGATAGTTGAGGGAAAGATGGAGGATTTTTATAAAGCAAATGTTCTCCTAGACCAGCAGTTTATTAAAGATGAAGATATTACAGTTAAGGACTATGTAAATTCCAAGATAGCGAAACTGGGAGAAAATATCCGTATAAGAAGATTTGTAAAATATGAACTCGGGGAGTAAAATAAATATGAAACTTTTTGACAGAAGGAGGAAAAATGGAATTTGAAATGGGCTATATGACAGCACTTGTAATAATAGGAATTAGTTTTCTCGGTTTCTTCTTGAGTATGATGATTTCAGAGATTAATAAAAAGAAAGGTATTGTATTTTTTATAATGTCTTTAATTCTATTTGCTTTCGGTGTATATTCATACTATGTTGTTGGGCAGTGGCAAAAAGCAGAGGGAGGACCCAGTTATAATAAACTGAATGAGTATCTGTATCTCTATAGGCCAAACAATATACCTTCTTCTACAATTACTCCACCATCTAACAATTTACCACCATTTGAAGAAACAGAATAATCAAGAAATATTAAAAGAAGGGAAGTTCAGAAAAGGCTTTCCTTCTTCTTTTTATATAATTTTGATATCTTAAATACAACTTTATTTCTATCAGGAATAACAACTGTCTCCCCTGTTTTTGGATTCCTTCCTTTTCTTCCTTTAACCTTCTTTACTTCAAATACTCCAAAACCTCTTAACTCTACTCTTTTACCTTCCTCCAGTGCGTTATAAAGCACCATCAAAAATTTATCAGTTATTTCTCTAACAATTGACTTATTAAGTCCTGTTTTATGTGCTACCTCTTCTACTATATCTTTTTTAATCATTTTTCTTTCACCTTCTTTTCTCTTTCTTATTACTTCTATTTTCTCATCCCCCTGAAAAGAGGGATAAATAATCTTATCAATGCCGGAGGAGGGAGTTGAACCCTCACGAGGTTGCCCTCACCGGATTTTGAGTCCGGCGCGTCTGCCATTCCACCACTCCGGCTATAACACTTAAACCCTTATCTACCAATGGATTATAACCTGCATCCCCTTCTCTGTCAATCTATCGTACGGATAGTGGTATATAGATAACACTTTGAATCGTCCTCCTCTCCCCTAAAGGGCGAGGAAAAAAAGAAATCCTCCTGCTCATACGGGGAGGAAACTCTATATTCTCCACAATGGATGTATTACCTATATTTGTTTCAAATTCTGTATCTATACACTCCTAAAAATAACCTTTTT includes the following:
- a CDS encoding AAA family ATPase, which codes for MRKIAVINQKGGSGKTTTVVNAGAFLAKQNKKVLLIDLDPQSHTTIHLGFEPPQIQRSVYDVLIKKISIKDAIVETYEKNLFLIPASIELASAEIELVNEIGREIVLRDALKKHKNGFDYILIDCPPSLGLLTVNALTTANEIFIPIQAEFFALEGLTKLIQTIDIVKDRLNPNIEITGIIITMFDSRKNICKEVADKVHKHFKGKVFRTKIRENVRLAEAPGFGKSIKDFAPGSHGWEDYRKLSEEILKQEKKK
- a CDS encoding Hsp20/alpha crystallin family protein, which encodes MAKLARWNPWREMVDIRDEFEKMFDIFRPDIHLWEGYHKFPAVDVYEDEDNVFVKAELPGLTKEDITLTIEGDTLVLSGKKSQTKEEKKENYYRKEIREGAFSRSIEIPYPVDKEKVSATYKDGILEIVLPKTPEVKRKTIKVDIK
- a CDS encoding FAD:protein FMN transferase, producing the protein MFIFLFGCINHKSISVPYISREEPALGTFISITTEKTPNCEIILDNAFSLIKDIEKKFSRFISDSEISRLNRNKKIDASEDLIYVIKKSIEISRITGGAFDITVLPLIKLYKESEKKGIPPSAEEIKHILKYIGYKKIKIKDKYILIPEGTELDTGGIAKGYIVDKVALFLKQQGLKNGLINAGGDIYCFGKNPDGEKWKIGIRDPFNKEKTLKILYLSNCGIATSGDYERYLSIKGKKYGHIINPLTGKTVQNFPVSVTVIAKDTTTADGFATAFFVLGVEKSIRLANNLEGVDTFIIDGNGRYYESKNFSKFTLP
- the lysA gene encoding diaminopimelate decarboxylase; this encodes MEENIDVIFNGFFGYKNDGRFYAEEKAVMDIVKRYGTPCYVYSYNSLVSRIEKFKDAFSGINNLICYSVKANSNLSILKIMKEQGLGADVVSGGELQRAIIAHFPPGKIVFAGVGKKEEEIELGIKKKIFCFNVENEEEIEYIEKYAKKYRKKVICNLRINLDIDVDTHHYIKTSKKETKFGLDIQSASRILKKNRNNRYVEIKGFHLHLGSQLKDVHPYIKALEGVKHFCEEISFKPEIIDLGGGFGVPYSSKDVVRDIKDFGTAIKEKIKDTGVKLLILEPGRYIVANTSVLLCSVLYVKKRQDKNFVITDAGMNDLIRPAFYGSYHSILPYKREKKERYIKADVVGPICETGDYLGKDVDVPAGIKKGDILIIGSAGAYCFSMSSNYNSRPRPCEIMIKGNKDFIIREREDYKDLWKGEL
- the argH gene encoding argininosuccinate lyase, encoding MKYMWEGRFKEKTEEDVINFTSSLLIDKKLALYDIKGSMGHTQMLVKCKIIKSEEGDKILSGLKKIKTEIEEGKFRFKSSDEDIHTAIERRLTELTGKTGEKLHTARSRNDQIVLDEMLYLKDLLKSLLSSTMALQKELVKKAEQNFHTIMPAYTHLQQSQPVLLPHYLLSYVEMFERDKLRMKDVYRRVDILPAGVCACCGTSLPVDRKYLAETLGFSEVSKNSLDTVSSRDFLIESAFVCVLLMLNMSRFSEDLILWSTYEFGFVELPEKFCTGSSIMPQKKNPDVLELIRGKSAAVTGMLTGLMALMKGLPLSYNRDMQEDKRLAFSIFEDTISSVDILTKFISGVIFNKDVMRVKISEYTLATDIAEYLVKKGIPFREAHKICGAIVRYCLEENKSFSDLTIKEWQKFSQKISGDIQNILSFENSVKSKISSGGTSPQLVRKELDRWKKILM
- a CDS encoding UPF0280 family protein, whose product is MVGNIERERFYREFSNSTGLKKFQVRVEETDLLVLAEKNLKKEIETEVIRQREIIKNYIKYHPDFYTSFSPLPSESEETIIKLMCESSIMTATGPMASVAGAIAEIVGTKMLQFSSRLFIENGGDIFVKMDREFTVGIYAGNSPLSFKIGLVFPGNSRPLGIATSSGTVGHSFSYGKADAVTVVSGSAAFSDGAATYFGNLITEDTIEKYKIESELKKFPFIEGLLIIKGKEIFIWGQIELKTLS
- a CDS encoding isoprenylcysteine carboxylmethyltransferase family protein; translated protein: MGTDRIKNTFLKLADRRTTFNMIFFIAVVMLGKMSFLSLLIGLPLVLTGILIRILAAGTIKKNFYLTTTGPYHICRNPLYFGSFLISSGLSIISQNLFIFLFFLIFFPLTYIPAILKEENFLTEKFGDEYIIYKKNTPCFIPFFKKIDRWDFSWKNLKDNREYINWIIISLLIVVLLIKSYYIF
- a CDS encoding SLC13 family permease encodes the protein MDTKAIISIAVFIICYFLIAVEHSPRVYIALAGSFLLVFLKIYTPKEVALYVDWETIGFLFGIFVTVKIIEKSGFFNYFSLLLARKLSFNPVKVFIFFPFLSCLLSSVMGSITVISFLAPLTYALSKILYFDPVVFIIAEVCLANIGGAGTVMGDPPNVVLASMFNLGFTDFLKHNWILSIISAWATIGVFYLFYRKILLKLNDRIKKEELKRIVPEEAIEDRFLMKAGLISLFATVILLIGRDFLKKLLPVNIALASLIPPFTLLAIKGQYEKLKGVIKEIDIETLLFLTGLFVIVGALEKTGVMRTLALSIKGFANHPLGMAGIIFWGGAFTSGVIDNVPEAISLGYLIKNLAPVLTYSFTLLIWSASLGLDIGGNFTPVGASANVVGYTFMENHHGKIGWGRWIKLTILPNFTALSVCILGLILKYIIGFY
- a CDS encoding CBS domain-containing protein, producing the protein MKKVKDFIRRDLPVIKEQSSIKEIIDIFAGSHHNILPVVDSAGKIIGLVSLEELLNELLFSREDVSVIEKVSFLADFLTDVVEKVEYISPLVLAKDIMLTGVITVKEEDSMLKAAILMKRKNVHRLIVVNNENIPLGYISRNEVCSAFLKD
- the rpsB gene encoding 30S ribosomal protein S2, producing the protein MEINVKELLENGIYFGHPTRQFDPRMKPFLYGKRQGIYIIDIEKSAEKIKEAGEFLKKAAENNKVILFVGTKKQAEEPVKEAAEKCGMPYVNYKWVGGTLTNFNEIRKRIIRLEEIEEMEKTGKLSAYTKKEVALLIKEKEKLLKRFEGMRTLTSHPDIIIVVDVKKEINAIREAHKEGVKIVGIVDTNSNPDLVDYPIPANDDGLKSIRLILLKLAECILEGKKSIPYPDLTIQQKEEGGEVEEIETKEDTAEGEVKSKKQKKSVKKKEEKENES
- a CDS encoding elongation factor Ts, coding for MKVDVELVKQIREKTSASVIECKKALEEAGGDPEKAIEILKKQGLLISQKKAHRETKEGLIGAYIHTNGKVGVLIEVNTESDFVARNDEFKELVKNLTLQIAASDPKWIDRESIPLDVLEKEKQIYREQFKDKPPAVIEKIVEGKMEDFYKANVLLDQQFIKDEDITVKDYVNSKIAKLGENIRIRRFVKYELGE
- a CDS encoding integration host factor subunit beta; the protein is MIKKDIVEEVAHKTGLNKSIVREITDKFLMVLYNALEEGKRVELRGFGVFEVKKVKGRKGRNPKTGETVVIPDRNKVVFKISKLYKKKKESLF